From the genome of Desulfobaculum xiamenense, one region includes:
- a CDS encoding type II and III secretion system protein family protein, which yields MTTAIRRIATALALMAALATAPALAGTQGGALAPGTVDIAAGQSLVVDTPAKVSRVSIASPEIAEVMVLSPRQLYLTGKAPGATTLTLWADGGAVMHIFTISVTPDLSRLKEMLHRVLPDERDIQVMAAHDSITLSGSVSSSANLSTALDIARVFATDPKKVTNLLHVGGVHQVMLEVKVAEMSRTVMNKLGIDLSYAMNGDFFYTMLNDLWALDNENGPLPIAGPAAVQNGALDLGNMRINPSRNGLFRFHRGQATFTGFLQALKQNGLVKILAEPTLICRSGEEASFLAGGEIPIPVPQALGNISIEYKPYGVGLHFTPTVLSQGRISLDVKPEVSELDYQNAIQVQGFSVPAITSRRAATVVELGDGQSFAIAGLLQDTVREGVDKYPALGDVPVLGMLFSSKQFQKAESELVIIVTPHLAKPVDMARQTLPTDHFTEPDEFEFLVMGKLEGERNASPAAPAIPVRPARAGSDGPEAGMEGDFGHILPLH from the coding sequence ATGACCACCGCAATCCGACGCATCGCAACGGCACTGGCCCTCATGGCGGCACTGGCTACCGCTCCCGCTCTGGCGGGTACACAGGGCGGTGCCCTCGCGCCCGGCACGGTGGACATCGCCGCCGGGCAGTCCCTCGTCGTGGATACCCCGGCCAAGGTCAGCCGCGTATCCATCGCCTCCCCGGAGATCGCGGAGGTCATGGTCCTCTCGCCGCGCCAGCTCTATCTGACGGGCAAGGCCCCCGGCGCGACCACCCTCACCCTGTGGGCCGACGGCGGCGCGGTGATGCACATCTTCACCATCAGCGTCACGCCGGACCTCTCGCGCCTCAAGGAGATGCTCCACCGCGTGCTGCCCGACGAGCGCGACATTCAGGTCATGGCCGCGCACGACTCCATCACCCTCTCCGGCTCCGTCTCCAGTTCCGCCAACCTGTCCACGGCGCTCGACATCGCGCGGGTCTTCGCCACCGATCCCAAGAAGGTGACGAATCTGCTGCATGTCGGCGGAGTGCATCAGGTGATGCTGGAGGTGAAGGTGGCGGAGATGTCGCGCACGGTGATGAACAAACTCGGCATCGACCTCAGCTACGCCATGAACGGCGACTTCTTCTACACCATGCTGAACGACCTGTGGGCGCTGGACAACGAGAACGGTCCGCTGCCCATCGCTGGCCCGGCCGCCGTGCAAAACGGCGCGCTGGACCTCGGCAACATGCGCATCAATCCCTCGCGCAACGGACTGTTCCGCTTCCATCGCGGTCAGGCGACCTTCACCGGCTTCCTGCAGGCGCTCAAGCAGAACGGACTGGTCAAGATTCTCGCGGAGCCGACGCTCATCTGCCGTAGCGGCGAGGAGGCCAGCTTCCTCGCGGGCGGCGAGATCCCCATCCCCGTCCCGCAGGCCCTCGGCAACATCTCCATCGAGTACAAGCCCTACGGCGTGGGGCTGCACTTCACGCCCACCGTGCTCTCGCAGGGGCGCATCAGCCTCGACGTGAAGCCCGAGGTCTCGGAGCTGGACTACCAGAACGCCATTCAGGTGCAGGGCTTCAGCGTCCCGGCCATCACCTCGCGCCGCGCGGCCACCGTGGTGGAACTGGGCGACGGCCAGAGCTTCGCCATCGCCGGACTGCTTCAGGACACCGTGCGCGAGGGCGTGGACAAGTACCCCGCACTCGGCGACGTGCCCGTCCTCGGCATGCTCTTCAGTTCCAAGCAGTTCCAGAAGGCCGAAAGCGAGCTGGTCATCATCGTCACCCCGCATCTGGCAAAGCCCGTGGACATGGCCCGCCAGACCCTACCCACGGACCACTTCACCGAACCCGACGAATTCGAATTTCTCGTGATGGGCAAGCTCGAAGGCGAGAGAAACGCATCCCCCGCCGCACCGGCCATCCCGGTCCGCCCGGCCCGCGCCGGAAGCGACGGACCCGAGGCTGGCATGGAAGGCGACTTCGGGCACATCCTGCCCCTGCACTAG
- a CDS encoding Flp family type IVb pilin: MNRLMTLIRNEEGVSALEYGLIAALIAAVIVTAVTTLGTKVNKAFTDIAAAMPG, translated from the coding sequence ATGAACAGGCTCATGACCCTTATCCGCAACGAAGAAGGCGTTTCCGCCCTTGAGTACGGTCTCATCGCGGCCCTCATCGCGGCAGTCATCGTCACCGCCGTGACCACGCTCGGCACCAAGGTCAACAAGGCTTTCACGGACATCGCCGCCGCCATGCCGGGCTGA
- the cpaB gene encoding Flp pilus assembly protein CpaB, with amino-acid sequence MSRTTILQLTLALILSLVAGALIFLWMSGQSARQAKASKQDTVLLAVAATELRKGERITAQKLRMAEFLITSIPGGAFTDIAKTEGRVLLTDLAEGETITESRLLSAEIQSGGVSTLIAPGKRAVGVKGNKVLGLAGFVRPGNRVDVLVTIDDNSGNREKAVTKLVLENIHVLATGTQLEQGGPDDETSEVDTYTLELDPAEAERLALAATRGTLHFALRNPADQETVRTSGTDIPRTLAALKPKTKTPTGRPMRHSRVEVIHGNERTTLRFQ; translated from the coding sequence ATGAGCCGCACCACCATTCTCCAGCTTACCCTCGCGCTGATCCTGTCCCTCGTGGCCGGGGCACTCATCTTTCTGTGGATGAGCGGCCAATCCGCGCGGCAGGCCAAGGCCTCGAAGCAGGATACCGTCCTGCTTGCCGTGGCCGCCACAGAGCTTCGCAAGGGCGAACGCATAACCGCGCAGAAGCTGCGCATGGCCGAATTCCTGATAACCAGCATCCCCGGCGGAGCCTTCACGGACATCGCCAAGACCGAAGGCCGCGTTCTGCTCACCGACCTCGCAGAAGGCGAAACGATCACCGAATCGCGCCTTTTGTCGGCGGAAATCCAAAGCGGCGGCGTAAGCACGCTCATCGCCCCCGGCAAGCGCGCCGTGGGTGTGAAGGGCAACAAGGTGCTTGGGCTGGCGGGCTTCGTTCGCCCCGGCAACCGCGTGGATGTGCTGGTCACCATCGACGACAACAGCGGCAACAGGGAAAAGGCCGTGACCAAGCTCGTTTTGGAGAACATCCACGTGCTGGCCACTGGCACGCAACTGGAACAAGGCGGCCCGGACGACGAAACGTCGGAAGTGGACACCTACACGCTGGAGCTGGACCCGGCCGAGGCGGAGCGCCTCGCGCTGGCGGCCACGCGCGGCACGCTGCACTTCGCCCTGCGCAATCCCGCCGATCAGGAAACCGTACGCACCAGCGGCACGGACATCCCCCGCACACTGGCCGCACTGAAGCCCAAGACGAAGACGCCTACCGGGCGCCCGATGCGGCACTCACGAGTCGAAGTCATACACGGCAATGAAAGAACAACACTGAGGTTCCAATGA
- a CDS encoding TolC family protein, translated as MKGILRIPGRTGGNFVRVAVWLVVACLWLAAVDVAVALAAPHRVVVGVVRDGASPLAEEVLTRVREEFALLTGDEWEVVWKSPDSFSAHWDVRQAGAALDAALADPETDVVFSLGILPTQAATFGERRLGKPVVGGPFIDEESLRLPYDMNRSTRRNLTYIVIPGRVNRDLTSFKDIAPFDTLTVLVDAAYATGLTAFDDVVVRYERLLGIRVRVIPVTDDVDAALAALGDGVQAVYLTPLMRLADEARDRLVRGLADRRIPSFSFIGQPDVERGILAGRSSFSGTHLARRIALNLRDILAGASPNDLPVILPEEERLYINMVTAREIGFSPKYETLLTADLIGVEQAAPGGRQLGLEDAMRIAASENLDLAVKDAEVAGAEQDRLLARSTLLPQVGASIDYMQMDQDRAVASRGLYPWDVTTAGVSLTQMLFDDAAIARFRAAGRGLEAERLARESVRLDVMHTAGRRYLGYLSAEALLHIERENYRLICDNLEMARVRRSAGVSGPEEVYRWEAAQAESKARTIARRADVRSALTALNQALNRPTDAQWVTSPVSAAEARRALFGVEASLIGGTLEQIERISAEAEALAASRPAVAALDSLVEAQGLVLAQKRRTRWVPTLSASAGYAHQVDKHQAGAVIVQDPDPSEDAWTVNLKASLPLFAGGALTHDARRAEAELERLDATRRRLIQLAGQQARTVVSNMTRSYPNMELTALAADRARRNLEVIRDKYARGAVSILDLLDAQNQSRVQEQAAVIAIYAYLGDVLDFQRSVGWFELDRTPEQKRDFLARLGVGPKE; from the coding sequence ATGAAAGGCATATTGAGAATCCCTGGACGGACGGGGGGGAATTTTGTGCGGGTGGCCGTCTGGCTCGTGGTGGCGTGCCTTTGGCTGGCTGCCGTTGATGTGGCCGTTGCGCTGGCCGCGCCGCACCGGGTGGTTGTCGGCGTGGTGCGCGATGGCGCGTCGCCGTTGGCGGAAGAGGTGCTGACGCGGGTGCGCGAGGAATTCGCTCTGTTGACCGGGGACGAGTGGGAGGTGGTCTGGAAATCTCCGGACAGCTTCAGTGCGCACTGGGATGTCCGGCAGGCGGGTGCCGCGCTCGACGCGGCTCTTGCCGATCCCGAGACGGACGTGGTCTTCAGCCTCGGCATTCTGCCCACGCAGGCCGCCACGTTTGGTGAGCGCAGGCTCGGCAAGCCCGTGGTGGGCGGACCGTTCATCGACGAGGAATCGCTTCGTCTGCCGTACGACATGAATCGCTCTACGCGCCGCAACCTGACCTACATCGTCATTCCGGGGCGGGTGAATCGCGACCTGACGAGTTTCAAGGACATTGCGCCGTTCGATACGCTGACGGTGCTGGTGGATGCCGCTTACGCAACGGGGCTGACAGCCTTCGACGACGTCGTCGTCCGCTACGAGCGGCTCCTCGGCATTCGCGTGCGTGTGATTCCCGTCACCGACGACGTGGACGCCGCCCTCGCCGCACTCGGCGACGGTGTACAGGCCGTGTATCTGACGCCGCTCATGCGGCTTGCCGACGAGGCGCGGGACCGGCTGGTGCGTGGGCTTGCCGACCGGCGCATTCCTTCATTCTCCTTCATAGGGCAGCCCGACGTGGAGCGGGGCATTCTGGCCGGGCGTTCCAGCTTTTCGGGAACGCATCTTGCGCGGCGCATCGCCCTCAACCTGCGCGACATCCTCGCCGGGGCCTCGCCCAATGACCTCCCGGTCATCCTGCCCGAGGAGGAGCGGCTGTACATCAACATGGTCACCGCGCGGGAGATCGGATTTTCCCCCAAGTACGAGACACTGCTCACGGCCGACCTCATCGGGGTGGAGCAGGCCGCGCCGGGGGGGCGCCAACTGGGGCTTGAGGATGCTATGCGCATCGCGGCCTCGGAGAATCTCGACCTTGCGGTCAAGGACGCGGAAGTGGCTGGGGCGGAACAGGACCGTTTGCTGGCCCGCAGCACCCTGCTGCCGCAGGTCGGCGCATCCATCGACTACATGCAGATGGATCAGGACCGGGCCGTGGCCTCGCGCGGGCTGTATCCGTGGGACGTGACCACGGCGGGCGTGAGCCTCACCCAGATGCTTTTCGACGATGCCGCCATTGCCCGCTTCAGGGCCGCAGGGCGAGGACTCGAAGCCGAGCGGCTGGCGCGCGAGAGCGTGCGCCTCGACGTGATGCACACTGCCGGGCGGCGCTATCTGGGCTATCTCTCGGCGGAGGCGCTCCTGCACATTGAGCGCGAGAATTACCGCCTCATCTGCGACAATCTGGAAATGGCCCGCGTACGGCGCTCCGCCGGGGTGTCCGGTCCCGAGGAGGTCTACCGCTGGGAGGCCGCGCAGGCCGAGAGCAAGGCCCGCACCATCGCCCGCAGGGCGGACGTGCGCTCCGCGCTGACGGCATTGAATCAGGCCCTGAACCGCCCGACGGACGCCCAGTGGGTGACCAGTCCGGTCTCCGCCGCCGAGGCGCGAAGGGCGCTTTTTGGCGTGGAGGCGTCCCTCATCGGCGGAACCCTTGAGCAGATCGAACGCATTTCCGCCGAAGCCGAAGCGCTTGCCGCGTCCCGGCCCGCGGTTGCCGCTCTGGACAGCCTCGTCGAGGCGCAGGGTCTTGTCCTTGCGCAGAAGCGCCGGACACGCTGGGTGCCGACGCTGTCGGCCTCCGCTGGATACGCGCATCAGGTGGACAAGCATCAGGCCGGAGCGGTCATCGTGCAGGACCCCGATCCGTCCGAGGACGCGTGGACCGTGAATCTCAAGGCGAGTCTGCCGCTGTTTGCGGGCGGTGCGCTCACTCATGACGCGCGCCGGGCCGAGGCGGAACTGGAGCGGCTCGACGCCACGCGGCGGCGGCTGATTCAGTTGGCCGGGCAGCAGGCGCGCACCGTGGTCAGCAATATGACCCGCTCGTACCCGAACATGGAACTGACGGCGCTGGCCGCGGACCGGGCGCGTCGCAATCTTGAAGTCATCCGCGACAAGTACGCTCGCGGTGCGGTGTCGATTCTGGATTTGCTGGATGCGCAGAATCAGTCCCGCGTGCAGGAGCAGGCAGCGGTCATCGCGATCTATGCCTATCTGGGCGACGTGCTGGATTTCCAGCGGTCGGTCGGCTGGTTTGAACTGGACAGGACGCCGGAGCAGAAGCGGGACTTTCTCGCCCGCCTCGGCGTTGGACCCAAGGAGTAG
- a CDS encoding CerR family C-terminal domain-containing protein — MSGRRGTARDKTTARGEATRQLLLDEGGRLFARKGYDGVSTRDIAAASGVNLASIAYHFGGKAGLYHAVLEDIFENMERAGRPLVATALAGVADARGDADELARVTWRFVHDFLAWSLGNSRNFWAVDFLQREVMRGSDTMERFYASVVGPVYEAGSELCAAAHNGVLSHEERALRGHALVSMCMGFVRGQRVVLKRTGWETFTPQRVAVTARGVADAALRMLGLPPVDPAFVEMVECGGIAEERA, encoded by the coding sequence ATGTCGGGAAGAAGGGGAACGGCCCGCGACAAAACCACGGCGCGCGGCGAGGCCACGCGTCAGCTTTTGCTGGATGAGGGCGGACGGCTTTTCGCTCGCAAGGGATACGATGGAGTCAGCACGAGGGACATTGCCGCAGCCAGCGGGGTGAACCTTGCGTCCATCGCGTATCACTTTGGCGGAAAGGCTGGCCTGTACCACGCGGTGCTGGAGGACATATTCGAGAACATGGAGCGCGCGGGTCGGCCGCTGGTGGCCACCGCGCTCGCCGGAGTGGCTGATGCGCGTGGCGATGCCGACGAGCTGGCGCGGGTGACGTGGCGCTTCGTCCACGATTTTCTCGCGTGGTCGCTCGGCAACAGCCGGAACTTCTGGGCCGTGGATTTCCTTCAGCGCGAGGTGATGCGCGGTTCGGACACCATGGAGCGCTTTTACGCCTCGGTCGTCGGCCCCGTGTACGAGGCGGGAAGCGAGCTGTGCGCTGCGGCGCATAATGGTGTCCTGTCACACGAGGAACGCGCCCTGCGCGGGCATGCGCTGGTGAGCATGTGCATGGGCTTCGTGCGCGGGCAGCGTGTGGTGCTCAAGCGTACCGGTTGGGAGACTTTCACGCCGCAGCGCGTGGCGGTCACCGCGCGCGGGGTGGCGGACGCCGCCCTGCGCATGCTGGGGCTGCCGCCGGTGGATCCGGCCTTTGTTGAAATGGTCGAATGCGGTGGTATCGCGGAGGAACGGGCATGA
- a CDS encoding A24 family peptidase — MNPTIQITLTGVLLVAAFTDLRNQRIPNALTFPAMIAALAYHGATQGLDGLLFSLGGLALGFGVMLVPYLFGVMGAGDVKLMAAAGAFLGAGATVSAFLATSIIGGIYAVGVLLANRKAFAQVMRSIWSAFMLYLATRRFEYAPPPESARLPKLCYGVAIALGTILSMILAADANGLAIWRT, encoded by the coding sequence ATGAATCCCACCATCCAGATCACGCTCACCGGAGTTCTGCTCGTTGCGGCATTCACGGATCTACGAAACCAGCGCATCCCCAACGCGCTGACCTTTCCGGCGATGATCGCGGCGCTCGCCTATCACGGCGCAACCCAGGGTCTGGACGGGCTACTCTTCAGCCTCGGTGGCCTGGCCCTCGGTTTCGGCGTGATGCTCGTGCCCTACCTTTTCGGCGTGATGGGCGCGGGCGACGTCAAGCTCATGGCCGCTGCCGGGGCGTTTCTCGGCGCGGGCGCAACCGTGAGCGCCTTTCTCGCAACCAGCATCATCGGCGGAATCTATGCCGTGGGCGTGCTGCTCGCCAATCGCAAGGCCTTCGCGCAGGTCATGCGCTCCATCTGGAGCGCATTCATGCTCTACCTCGCCACCCGGCGCTTCGAATACGCGCCGCCGCCCGAATCCGCACGGCTGCCCAAGCTCTGCTACGGCGTGGCCATCGCGCTCGGCACCATCCTGTCCATGATTCTCGCCGCCGATGCAAACGGTCTCGCCATCTGGCGAACCTGA
- a CDS encoding sigma-54-dependent transcriptional regulator yields MSTSRDNILIIEDDSAFRGMLAEALESRGYGVCAASSAEDGIKRLEDERVALILTDVKLPGMSGVEALPRLLKAGRGADIIVMTAFSSKEMALEAVRLGAYDFFSKPFSLKELEIVIRRAFEKRRLQDEVHSLRESLRGEGPSRRIIGESHAVAEVVSRIERIAPLDSTVLITGESGTGKELAAETIRALSSRAAGPYIKVNCAAIPEHLFENELFGHERGAFTGASTAQAGKFELARGGTILLDEIGDMPLSIQPKLLRAVELKQVERLGGSRPLDVDVRIIAATNQNLEDRIHAKEFRPDLFYRLNVAAIRLPPLRERLEDVPLLVEHFMRRLRAELGLRIDGVTPSAMAFMCDYSWPGNVRQLANVLEGAAISASSGTIDERDIRQALGSAAGEPVRGAVDLKQAVAQYERGLIVKALRQTGGVQTEAAALLGLTPKNLWAKIKKHNISVRSDG; encoded by the coding sequence ATGAGCACATCCCGCGACAACATCCTCATCATCGAAGACGATTCCGCATTCCGCGGCATGCTGGCCGAAGCCCTCGAAAGCCGGGGCTACGGCGTGTGCGCCGCAAGCTCGGCCGAGGATGGCATCAAACGCCTTGAAGACGAGCGCGTCGCCCTCATCCTCACGGACGTGAAGCTGCCGGGCATGTCCGGCGTCGAGGCACTGCCGCGCCTGCTCAAGGCCGGACGCGGGGCGGACATCATCGTCATGACCGCCTTCTCCAGCAAGGAGATGGCGCTGGAAGCCGTACGCCTCGGTGCCTACGACTTTTTTTCCAAGCCCTTCAGTCTGAAGGAACTGGAAATCGTCATCCGCCGCGCCTTCGAAAAGCGCCGTTTGCAGGACGAAGTGCACAGCCTGCGGGAATCCCTGCGCGGAGAAGGCCCATCGCGGCGCATCATCGGCGAAAGCCACGCCGTGGCCGAGGTCGTTTCGCGCATCGAACGCATCGCGCCCCTCGACTCCACCGTGCTCATCACCGGGGAATCCGGCACGGGCAAGGAACTCGCCGCGGAAACCATCCGCGCCCTGTCGTCGCGCGCGGCTGGCCCGTACATCAAGGTCAACTGCGCGGCCATTCCCGAGCACCTTTTCGAGAACGAACTCTTCGGGCACGAGCGCGGCGCGTTTACCGGCGCATCCACGGCGCAGGCGGGCAAATTCGAACTGGCGCGCGGCGGCACCATCCTCCTCGACGAAATCGGCGACATGCCGCTCTCCATCCAGCCCAAGCTCCTGCGTGCGGTGGAACTCAAGCAGGTAGAACGCCTCGGCGGTTCCCGCCCGCTCGACGTGGACGTGCGCATCATCGCCGCCACGAACCAGAACCTCGAAGACCGCATCCACGCCAAGGAATTCCGGCCGGACCTGTTCTACCGCCTCAACGTCGCCGCCATCCGCCTCCCGCCGCTTCGCGAACGTCTCGAGGACGTCCCACTGCTTGTCGAACACTTCATGCGTCGGCTGCGCGCGGAACTCGGCCTGCGCATCGACGGCGTGACCCCCTCGGCCATGGCCTTCATGTGCGATTACAGTTGGCCGGGCAATGTCCGCCAACTGGCCAACGTGCTCGAAGGCGCGGCCATTTCCGCCAGTTCCGGCACCATCGACGAGCGCGACATCCGTCAGGCCCTCGGCTCGGCTGCCGGAGAACCCGTCCGGGGCGCCGTGGACCTCAAGCAGGCCGTCGCCCAGTACGAACGGGGCCTCATCGTCAAGGCGCTGCGCCAGACCGGCGGCGTGCAGACCGAGGCAGCAGCGTTGCTCGGCCTCACCCCCAAGAATCTGTGGGCCAAGATCAAAAAGCATAACATTTCCGTGCGTTCCGACGGCTAA
- a CDS encoding AAA family ATPase, whose amino-acid sequence MTPTTIRIHVRDAAAREELLRAIAETPDFSAIRNGDSAPCGVCIYEMGDDRNTDLARIRCLLESGLAAEVFVTAADKNPDLIIAAMRTGVSEFLPCPVRQQDLHAALKRFTARRNGQQHAEKPAAEEKRAGRIIHVIGGKGGVGSTTIAVNIAVEIAAQNPELPISLVDMRYPLGEVPLFLDLEYANTWGEAARDISRLDATFLASLMARYRNGLDVLPAPSRREEAEAVSPQAVATLMKQLKTSYDTVIVDGSPYPDDVSLAAMEEADTILMVLVLSLPCLANVRKLLETFDSMSPGLSGKVRLVVNRHLSKAEISVAEAEELLGRKTSWLIENDYAATLSAINQGRPLTECAPSSPVARNLARLAREIRRPEPATASRHSSGLFSRLFSRTRRPAQSAVAAQPARS is encoded by the coding sequence ATGACCCCCACCACCATCCGCATCCATGTCCGCGACGCCGCCGCCCGAGAGGAACTTCTGCGCGCCATCGCCGAGACGCCCGACTTTTCCGCCATCCGCAACGGCGACTCGGCCCCCTGCGGCGTGTGCATCTACGAAATGGGCGATGACCGAAACACGGACCTCGCCCGCATCCGCTGCCTGCTGGAATCTGGCCTTGCCGCCGAGGTCTTTGTGACCGCCGCCGACAAGAATCCCGACCTCATCATCGCCGCCATGCGCACCGGAGTCAGCGAGTTCCTGCCCTGCCCCGTCCGCCAGCAGGACCTGCACGCCGCGCTTAAGCGCTTCACTGCCCGCAGAAATGGTCAGCAACATGCGGAAAAGCCCGCCGCGGAGGAAAAGCGCGCAGGACGCATCATCCACGTCATCGGCGGCAAGGGCGGCGTGGGGTCCACCACCATCGCCGTGAACATCGCCGTGGAAATCGCCGCGCAGAATCCCGAATTACCCATAAGCCTCGTGGACATGCGCTACCCCCTCGGCGAGGTTCCCCTGTTCCTCGACCTGGAATACGCCAACACGTGGGGCGAGGCCGCACGCGACATCTCCCGGCTCGACGCGACATTCCTCGCCAGCCTTATGGCCCGCTACCGCAACGGTCTGGACGTGCTGCCAGCACCCAGCCGCCGCGAGGAAGCCGAAGCCGTGTCCCCGCAGGCCGTCGCCACCCTCATGAAGCAACTCAAGACCTCCTACGACACGGTCATCGTCGACGGCAGCCCCTACCCGGACGACGTGAGTCTGGCCGCCATGGAAGAGGCCGACACCATCCTCATGGTGCTGGTGCTCAGCCTGCCCTGCCTCGCCAACGTGCGAAAGCTTCTCGAAACCTTCGACAGCATGAGCCCCGGCCTGTCCGGCAAGGTGCGGCTGGTGGTCAACCGGCACCTGTCCAAGGCGGAAATCTCCGTGGCCGAAGCAGAGGAACTGCTTGGCCGCAAGACGAGCTGGCTCATCGAAAACGACTACGCGGCCACGCTCTCGGCCATCAATCAGGGCCGCCCGCTGACCGAATGCGCTCCCTCCTCGCCCGTTGCCCGGAACCTCGCCCGACTGGCCCGCGAAATCCGTAGACCCGAACCCGCGACAGCGTCCCGACATTCGTCCGGCCTGTTCTCGCGGCTATTCTCGCGAACCAGACGGCCCGCGCAGAGCGCAGTGGCCGCGCAACCGGCAAGGAGTTGA
- a CDS encoding CpaF family protein, translated as MSLADRLARNTRSWNATAARPAQPRPQQPAPQPTQQPTQQENARPVVEQAPSAPRPAAPQARPVTPPKPEPAAPRTEDVRTQEVSDDYYEFKSRIHERLIERIDLSAIETLPHDALAEKIARLVERILAEEFRHAPLNSAERRRLISEIQDEVLGLGPLEPLLQDPAVSDILVNNYRQVYVERRGKLHKTSVRFQDDDHLRKIIDRIVSKVGRRIDESSPMVDARLEDGSRVNAIIPPLAIDGPSMSIRRFSRDPLELDDLITFGALTPEIGEVLRGIVRARLNILVSGGTGSGKTTLLNVLSRFIPHDERIVTIEDAAELQLKQEHVVRLETRPANLEGRGEITARDLVRNCLRMRPDRIIVGEVRGAEVMDMLQAMNTGHDGSLTTVHANTPRDAMMRLETMIAMAGLNLSGESLKRYIASAIDIIIQATRLGDGSRRVMSFQEITGMEGEAITMQEIFRFRQTGVGKDHKVQGVFESMGIRPKFAQRLEALGITFDAELFRPGVLREI; from the coding sequence ATGAGCCTCGCCGACAGACTCGCCCGCAACACGCGTTCGTGGAACGCCACAGCGGCCCGCCCGGCGCAGCCCCGGCCACAGCAGCCCGCCCCGCAGCCCACGCAGCAGCCCACACAGCAGGAAAACGCTCGGCCAGTCGTCGAGCAGGCACCGTCCGCCCCCCGCCCCGCCGCGCCGCAGGCCCGGCCCGTCACGCCGCCCAAGCCCGAACCGGCCGCGCCGCGCACCGAGGACGTCCGCACGCAGGAGGTCAGCGACGACTACTACGAATTCAAAAGTCGCATCCACGAGCGCCTCATCGAACGCATCGACCTCTCGGCCATCGAAACCCTGCCCCACGACGCACTCGCGGAAAAGATCGCCCGCCTCGTGGAACGCATCCTCGCCGAGGAATTCCGCCACGCGCCGCTCAACTCCGCAGAGCGCCGCCGCCTGATCAGCGAGATACAGGACGAGGTTCTCGGCCTCGGCCCGCTGGAGCCGCTGCTCCAAGACCCCGCCGTGTCGGACATTCTGGTCAACAACTACCGGCAGGTCTACGTGGAGCGGCGCGGCAAGCTGCACAAGACGTCCGTGCGCTTTCAGGACGACGACCATCTGCGCAAAATCATCGACCGCATCGTGTCCAAGGTGGGCCGCAGAATCGACGAATCCTCGCCCATGGTGGACGCACGCCTCGAAGACGGCTCCCGCGTCAACGCCATCATCCCGCCGCTGGCCATCGACGGGCCGAGCATGTCCATCCGCCGCTTCTCGCGCGATCCGCTGGAGCTCGACGACCTCATCACCTTCGGCGCACTGACCCCGGAAATCGGCGAAGTGCTGCGCGGCATCGTGCGCGCACGGCTGAACATCCTCGTCTCCGGCGGCACGGGTAGCGGCAAGACCACGCTGCTCAACGTGCTCTCGCGCTTCATCCCGCACGACGAACGCATCGTGACCATCGAGGACGCGGCGGAACTCCAGCTCAAGCAGGAGCACGTGGTGCGCCTCGAAACGCGCCCCGCCAACCTTGAGGGACGCGGCGAAATCACGGCCCGCGATTTGGTCCGCAACTGTCTGCGCATGCGCCCGGACCGCATCATCGTGGGCGAGGTGCGCGGAGCGGAGGTCATGGACATGCTGCAAGCCATGAACACCGGCCACGACGGCTCGCTGACCACCGTGCATGCCAACACCCCGCGCGACGCCATGATGCGCCTTGAAACCATGATCGCCATGGCGGGGCTGAACCTCTCCGGCGAATCGCTCAAGCGCTATATCGCCTCGGCCATCGACATCATCATTCAGGCCACACGCCTCGGCGACGGCTCGCGAAGGGTCATGAGCTTCCAGGAAATCACCGGCATGGAGGGCGAGGCCATCACCATGCAGGAGATCTTCCGCTTCCGGCAGACTGGCGTCGGCAAGGACCACAAGGTGCAGGGAGTTTTCGAATCAATGGGCATCCGCCCCAAGTTCGCGCAGCGGCTGGAAGCCCTCGGCATCACCTTCGATGCGGAACTCTTCCGCCCCGGCGTGCTCCGGGAAATTTAG